From Bacillota bacterium, the proteins below share one genomic window:
- a CDS encoding NADH-quinone oxidoreductase subunit B family protein, producing MGIIHTSRIKSPWIMHFDNSSCNGCDIEVLACLTPLYDVERFGIVNMGNPKHADVLVITGPVNRRTARVLKNLYAQVPDPKMVIAVGTCACSGGVFHNCYNILGGVDKVVPVDVYVPGCAARPEAIIDGVVLALQKLAQAQGVAK from the coding sequence ATGGGAATCATCCATACTTCCCGGATTAAATCACCCTGGATTATGCACTTTGATAACAGTTCCTGTAACGGCTGCGACATCGAGGTCCTGGCCTGTTTAACACCCCTTTATGACGTGGAGCGCTTTGGGATCGTGAACATGGGGAACCCGAAACACGCCGACGTACTTGTTATTACAGGACCTGTTAACCGTCGTACCGCCCGGGTTTTGAAAAACCTCTATGCTCAGGTTCCCGACCCCAAAATGGTGATCGCGGTAGGCACTTGCGCCTGCAGCGGAGGTGTCTTCCACAACTGCTACAACATTCTGGGCGGCGTTGATAAGGTGGTCCCGGTGGACGTCTACGTGCCGGGCTGTGCAGCCCGCCCTGAGGCGATTATCGACGGTGTCGTATTGGCCCTGCAAAAACTTGCACAGGCGCAGGGGGTGGCGAAATGA
- a CDS encoding NADH-quinone oxidoreductase subunit C: MIENLKEIKKDQLLSEVKKFADAKARFVTAVCNDLGDKLEVTYCFNYSPGMGMSSLRIVVGKDEEVPSITGIYLTAVLIENEMKELFGLKVKDIAIDFGGHMLLAQDSPVLPMLKTSEAAGGKGGE; the protein is encoded by the coding sequence ATGATCGAGAACTTAAAAGAGATCAAAAAAGACCAGTTGCTCTCAGAAGTCAAAAAATTCGCAGATGCGAAGGCAAGATTTGTCACGGCGGTTTGCAACGATCTGGGAGATAAACTCGAGGTCACCTATTGCTTTAACTACAGCCCCGGCATGGGGATGAGCTCTTTAAGGATCGTTGTCGGCAAGGACGAGGAAGTACCCAGTATTACAGGTATTTATTTGACTGCCGTCTTGATCGAGAACGAAATGAAAGAGCTGTTCGGTCTTAAAGTGAAAGACATAGCCATTGACTTCGGCGGTCACATGCTTCTGGCCCAGGACAGCCCGGTGCTGCCCATGCTCAAGACAAGTGAGGCCGCCGGCGGGAAGGGGGGGGAATAG
- a CDS encoding nickel-dependent hydrogenase large subunit, with the protein MAPRTIAPFGPQHPVLPEPVQLKITYEDEKVVEVVPAIGYGHRGIEKACELNEYPKNIYLCERICGICSCIHGITYCEVVERLWPLEIPPRAKYLRTIWSEMSRTHSHLLWLGLLADAFGFESMFMQFWRIREKVLDLLEMTTGQRVTQSISVVGGVRRDIDGEQKKKCIEVLKDVRKESEALISVLANDYTVKARTVGKGVVSKEQAIALGCAGPTLRGSGVAEDCRMQKYQAYGDLEFEPIVETGGDSYARALVRARETLQAIDLQLEAFDKMPEGEISVKPKGNPPANEAIFRTEQPRGEVFYYAKGNGTRNLERLRVRTPTYANIPSLLVMLPGCELADVPVIVLSIDPCISCTER; encoded by the coding sequence ATGGCACCGCGTACAATTGCGCCATTTGGTCCGCAGCACCCGGTTCTCCCGGAACCTGTTCAGTTGAAAATCACCTATGAAGATGAAAAAGTGGTTGAAGTCGTACCCGCCATTGGATACGGGCACCGGGGAATTGAAAAGGCGTGCGAGCTGAATGAATATCCCAAAAATATTTATCTCTGTGAAAGGATTTGCGGTATCTGCAGTTGCATTCACGGAATTACCTACTGTGAAGTTGTAGAAAGGTTGTGGCCCCTGGAGATTCCACCCCGTGCCAAATACCTGCGCACCATCTGGTCGGAAATGAGCCGGACCCACAGTCACTTACTCTGGCTCGGACTTCTGGCCGATGCCTTTGGTTTTGAGAGTATGTTTATGCAGTTCTGGCGGATCCGGGAGAAAGTCCTCGATCTTCTTGAAATGACAACTGGCCAGCGCGTCACCCAGTCTATTTCCGTTGTCGGCGGCGTCCGCCGGGACATCGACGGCGAGCAGAAGAAAAAGTGCATCGAAGTCTTGAAAGATGTGAGAAAAGAATCAGAGGCCCTGATTAGCGTTCTCGCAAATGATTACACTGTGAAGGCGCGGACCGTAGGAAAAGGAGTGGTTTCCAAGGAGCAGGCCATTGCGTTGGGTTGTGCGGGACCAACACTGCGCGGCAGCGGTGTGGCCGAGGACTGCCGGATGCAGAAATACCAGGCGTATGGCGATCTGGAATTTGAGCCCATCGTGGAAACCGGCGGTGACAGCTATGCCCGGGCTCTCGTGCGAGCTCGTGAGACGCTCCAGGCAATTGACCTGCAGCTGGAGGCCTTCGACAAGATGCCTGAAGGCGAGATCAGCGTCAAGCCGAAGGGGAACCCACCGGCAAACGAAGCCATCTTCAGAACTGAGCAGCCGCGGGGGGAGGTCTTCTATTACGCAAAAGGAAACGGCACCCGGAACCTGGAGCGTTTGCGTGTGCGGACACCGACTTATGCTAACATTCCTTCCTTGCTCGTGATGCTGCCCGGATGCGAGCTCGCGGATGTCCCAGTCATTGTTCTCTCTATTGACCCGTGCATCAGTTGCACCGAGCGGTAG
- a CDS encoding 4Fe-4S dicluster domain-containing protein translates to MPLMLPTIVRNLFGGPATRLYPFQVREPFVRARGHIQFDANKCILCGNCARRCPAAAIEIDKEKKELTFYPASCIICEVCAEACNKDAITVEAKWRTPFYTKPVEVHQAKGKEKAS, encoded by the coding sequence ATGCCGTTAATGCTGCCGACTATTGTCCGCAACCTTTTCGGGGGGCCTGCCACCAGGCTTTACCCCTTCCAGGTCAGGGAGCCTTTCGTCCGGGCGCGGGGACATATCCAGTTCGATGCTAACAAGTGTATTTTATGTGGAAACTGTGCCCGGCGCTGCCCGGCTGCAGCCATCGAGATCGACAAGGAAAAAAAGGAACTGACTTTTTACCCGGCCAGCTGCATTATTTGCGAGGTTTGTGCCGAGGCGTGCAACAAAGATGCCATTACTGTAGAGGCCAAATGGCGGACTCCTTTTTACACGAAGCCTGTTGAAGTACACCAAGCTAAAGGGAAAGAGAAAGCGTCGTAA
- a CDS encoding transcriptional repressor, whose amino-acid sequence MKSVEKQTRMTKQKKLILDILRSTKTHPTADWIYEQAKRQIPKISLGTVYRNLKILKEMGEIMELDYGSTYSRFDGNPANHYHFTCLKCGRVDDVPLAPKEDLEVEAGGILEGAEVDTHRLEFYGRCPACVREDGKKS is encoded by the coding sequence ATGAAAAGCGTGGAGAAACAGACAAGGATGACCAAACAAAAAAAATTAATCCTGGACATTTTAAGAAGCACGAAAACACATCCTACGGCAGACTGGATCTACGAGCAGGCAAAGCGACAGATCCCCAAGATCAGCTTGGGTACGGTTTACCGGAACCTAAAGATCCTTAAGGAAATGGGAGAAATCATGGAACTGGACTACGGGAGCACCTACAGCCGTTTCGACGGGAATCCCGCGAACCACTACCATTTCACCTGTTTAAAATGCGGCCGCGTCGATGATGTTCCGCTTGCTCCGAAGGAGGACCTGGAAGTAGAGGCTGGCGGCATCCTGGAAGGGGCCGAGGTAGATACCCACCGCCTCGAATTCTACGGGCGGTGTCCCGCCTGTGTCCGTGAAGATGGCAAGAAGTCATGA
- a CDS encoding twin-arginine translocase TatA/TatE family subunit — MICNYRIQLLSRRKKRVIITWGWNKVFNIGPWELLLILAVALIVFGPGRLPEVARSLGKAVNEFRKASSSVQRVWDEVTREASQVQTGETLRQAARPGEEGGKDENVPLNSTALERVSKDDAGGLQEVVQHREEKV; from the coding sequence ATGATTTGCAACTACCGGATCCAGTTGTTGTCCCGGAGAAAGAAAAGAGTTATAATTACCTGGGGGTGGAACAAGGTGTTTAATATCGGGCCCTGGGAACTTCTCCTGATTCTGGCGGTTGCTTTGATCGTTTTTGGCCCCGGCCGGTTGCCCGAAGTGGCGCGGTCACTCGGGAAGGCGGTTAACGAGTTCAGGAAAGCCTCTTCGAGCGTCCAGCGTGTCTGGGATGAAGTAACGCGGGAGGCCTCCCAAGTTCAAACCGGAGAAACGCTCCGGCAAGCGGCCCGACCCGGGGAGGAAGGGGGGAAGGACGAAAACGTACCTCTGAATAGCACTGCATTGGAGCGAGTTTCTAAAGATGATGCGGGGGGCCTGCAAGAGGTTGTTCAGCACCGGGAAGAAAAAGTATAG
- a CDS encoding trypsin-like peptidase domain-containing protein — MKRKHLLAAVILLAFIAGAAFTGGVFFAAGKLWLNPVGAARNAPEDSGEEYQYSSLPGTTPGTIAGIVDKVGPAVVKIETTVTTRGRTVDPFFNDPFFREFFGRQFLPPEARVRQELGSGVIISQDGYILTNEHVIGDAQEIQVTIVGRSKPVRARVVGADHDLDLAVLKVDAGSNLPTLKLGNSDQVAVGEWVIAIGNPYGLDHTVTVGVISAKGRPITVEDRSYRNLLQTDASINPGNSGGPLLNLQGEVIGINTAVSTQAQGIGFAIPSNTVKGVLEDLIKKGKVSRGWLGVEIQDVTPAIADYFGLSRLEGVLIRNVVSGGPAARSGLRSGDIVLAWNGNKIESTEDLLQKIQEAGPGKKVQLTIWRDRRSQQISVTLDERP; from the coding sequence ATGAAACGAAAGCATCTGCTGGCAGCGGTTATTCTGCTTGCTTTTATTGCCGGTGCTGCGTTCACCGGTGGGGTCTTTTTTGCTGCAGGGAAGCTCTGGTTGAATCCGGTCGGCGCCGCCCGCAACGCTCCGGAGGATAGCGGGGAGGAGTACCAGTACAGTAGCCTGCCCGGTACGACGCCCGGTACTATTGCTGGAATTGTTGACAAGGTGGGCCCTGCTGTTGTAAAAATCGAAACAACAGTAACCACGCGGGGGCGGACGGTTGATCCCTTTTTTAATGACCCTTTCTTCCGGGAGTTTTTCGGGCGCCAGTTTCTTCCGCCCGAAGCAAGGGTCCGGCAGGAGCTGGGTTCGGGAGTGATTATTTCACAGGATGGGTATATTTTAACTAATGAGCACGTGATCGGAGATGCTCAGGAAATTCAGGTGACGATTGTCGGGAGGTCTAAACCGGTTCGCGCAAGGGTTGTAGGGGCGGATCACGACCTCGACCTGGCAGTCTTAAAAGTCGATGCCGGCTCCAATTTACCTACTTTAAAACTGGGAAATTCCGACCAGGTTGCTGTAGGTGAGTGGGTAATCGCCATTGGTAACCCGTACGGCCTGGATCATACCGTAACGGTGGGGGTGATCAGCGCCAAAGGACGCCCCATTACGGTGGAAGACCGCAGCTACCGAAATCTCCTGCAGACCGATGCTTCCATTAACCCCGGCAACAGCGGGGGACCCCTCTTAAATCTCCAGGGGGAAGTCATCGGGATCAATACTGCGGTCAGTACCCAGGCGCAGGGGATCGGCTTTGCTATTCCTAGCAACACTGTCAAGGGTGTGCTGGAAGACCTGATCAAAAAAGGGAAAGTCAGCCGGGGCTGGCTAGGGGTAGAAATTCAAGACGTAACACCGGCAATTGCGGATTATTTTGGTTTATCCCGTTTAGAAGGGGTTTTAATCAGGAATGTTGTTTCCGGGGGGCCCGCGGCACGGAGCGGCCTTCGGAGTGGGGACATCGTTCTTGCCTGGAACGGAAATAAGATAGAAAGCACGGAGGATCTGCTCCAAAAGATCCAGGAGGCCGGGCCGGGTAAAAAGGTGCAGCTTACCATCTGGCGTGACCGGCGCTCTCAACAGATCTCCGTTACGCTGGACGAACGTCCGTAA
- a CDS encoding DNA internalization-related competence protein ComEC/Rec2, with protein sequence MAPLVLITVAYGAGIALAYTGIGVSPAVALAGALVFLVATVWGSWRGKRETPFFLLFCFVFAGYAWAGLSRVAFPPELEPFLGHYVKLRGTIAERPVIYPNRIVFTLQEPTVELAGESRRGPGKIQAAFYFPAGPDGRDESKGAPLQEVSGRQQGENGLREDEGSRLEKLLPGDRVLFQGRLDLPPEAANPGDFNYREYLARRGIVARLEAQGLPVFLGSGEGDLQYLLRRSLSLVRQRVEKGIEEDLHPAQASFLMGVLLGAKEELTPDDREVYQRTGVMHLFAVSGLHLGFVLFFFLALARLLRFGRSSTLFLVAFGVLGYAALVGFPPSVTRAAVMGLTGTVAYLWPRRKSAPASLAFAALVILIFHPGSLFDAGFQLSFAATWGIIYLAGPLGDRLPLPPGWKGAVTVPLGAQLAVLPLLALYFQQIPFLSLVANILVVLLAGLVVNLGLAGMILTLLHQGLAGPFFLTAGALTLPIRGLLDIFAAVPGGTLAAPSPPWFLTAAWFTLLAIFNWSFRSGNEVSFPHFRFRPPARRWLIPSLVGLLLTGFLLVRGIDLSGTPGQLRVTFLNVGQGDAVLVETPGRRSLLVDGGGKPAFSQSSFDPGRQVVVPYLTRRGIRRLDLVVNSHPHEDHLGGLLAVCEKIQVGEVVAPPVKHPTPLWLKFEALLEERGIPLHRVSSGTTLHLDPKVRITFLHPPPSLLTGTRSDLNNNSLVMRLEYGRFGFLLTGDIEQEGMTALVEAVRRGSLSRELLQAVVLKAPHHGSATGIVLEFAALVRPQVVVISVGPNSFGHPSPETLRFWQEQKATVLRTDTDGAVIFETDGKRLILRTGRARDVSHRS encoded by the coding sequence GTGGCGCCGCTCGTCCTGATCACTGTTGCCTACGGGGCGGGGATCGCCCTTGCTTACACGGGAATAGGTGTTTCTCCCGCGGTTGCACTTGCGGGAGCGCTTGTTTTTTTGGTTGCGACGGTCTGGGGTTCCTGGCGGGGGAAAAGGGAAACTCCCTTTTTTCTCCTTTTTTGCTTTGTCTTTGCAGGGTATGCCTGGGCGGGACTGAGCCGGGTTGCTTTTCCCCCGGAATTAGAACCTTTTCTGGGCCACTACGTAAAGCTTCGGGGCACCATTGCGGAGCGGCCTGTCATTTACCCCAACCGGATTGTCTTTACACTTCAGGAACCAACCGTTGAACTCGCCGGGGAAAGCCGGCGCGGCCCGGGAAAAATCCAGGCGGCTTTTTACTTTCCTGCCGGTCCGGACGGTAGAGATGAGAGCAAGGGGGCGCCCCTGCAGGAGGTGAGCGGCCGGCAGCAAGGGGAAAACGGGCTTCGGGAAGACGAGGGGTCGCGCCTTGAAAAACTGCTCCCCGGGGACAGGGTCCTGTTTCAGGGACGACTGGATCTCCCTCCTGAAGCGGCTAACCCGGGGGATTTCAATTACCGGGAGTACCTGGCCCGCCGCGGCATTGTTGCCCGGTTAGAGGCACAGGGTTTACCGGTCTTCCTTGGATCGGGAGAAGGAGATCTCCAGTATCTTTTGCGCCGCTCTCTGTCCCTGGTACGCCAGCGCGTTGAGAAAGGCATCGAAGAGGATCTGCATCCGGCCCAGGCCTCGTTCCTGATGGGGGTGTTGCTTGGGGCAAAAGAAGAACTCACACCGGATGACCGGGAGGTTTACCAGCGCACCGGGGTCATGCACCTTTTCGCAGTTTCCGGGCTTCATTTAGGCTTTGTCCTCTTCTTTTTCCTTGCCCTGGCCAGGCTGCTCCGTTTCGGGCGCAGTTCCACCCTTTTCCTTGTTGCTTTCGGTGTTTTGGGTTACGCCGCCCTGGTAGGTTTTCCTCCTTCGGTAACCAGAGCGGCGGTGATGGGCCTCACGGGGACGGTGGCTTACTTGTGGCCCCGGCGCAAAAGTGCACCGGCTTCCCTGGCCTTTGCCGCCCTTGTAATCCTGATCTTCCACCCGGGGTCGCTTTTCGATGCCGGTTTCCAGCTCTCCTTTGCTGCGACCTGGGGGATTATCTATCTTGCCGGCCCCCTGGGAGACCGCCTCCCCCTCCCCCCCGGCTGGAAAGGAGCAGTCACCGTTCCCCTCGGCGCCCAACTGGCAGTGCTCCCCCTGCTCGCCCTCTATTTTCAGCAAATTCCTTTCCTGAGTTTAGTTGCAAATATCCTCGTGGTTCTCCTCGCCGGCCTGGTGGTGAACCTGGGGCTGGCCGGAATGATCCTTACCCTGCTGCACCAGGGGCTTGCAGGTCCTTTTTTCCTAACCGCCGGTGCCCTCACCCTACCGATTCGGGGCTTGCTTGACATTTTTGCCGCAGTGCCGGGCGGGACTCTGGCTGCGCCCTCTCCTCCCTGGTTTCTCACGGCTGCCTGGTTTACGCTGCTGGCAATTTTCAACTGGAGCTTCCGCTCCGGGAACGAGGTCTCTTTCCCCCATTTTCGTTTTCGCCCGCCCGCCCGCCGCTGGCTTATCCCTTCCCTGGTGGGGCTCCTCCTGACCGGATTTCTTCTGGTCAGGGGAATTGACCTGAGCGGCACGCCCGGGCAACTCCGGGTTACCTTTTTAAATGTCGGGCAGGGGGATGCAGTCCTGGTGGAAACACCCGGCAGGCGCAGCCTGCTGGTGGACGGCGGGGGAAAGCCTGCTTTCAGCCAGTCTTCTTTCGACCCGGGGCGGCAGGTTGTCGTTCCCTACCTCACCCGCCGGGGAATCCGCCGGCTCGACCTTGTAGTCAACTCCCACCCGCACGAAGACCACCTGGGGGGCTTGCTTGCGGTTTGCGAAAAGATCCAGGTGGGGGAAGTGGTTGCTCCTCCCGTGAAGCATCCCACCCCTTTGTGGCTGAAATTTGAAGCTTTGCTGGAGGAGAGAGGAATTCCCTTGCACCGGGTAAGCTCGGGAACGACTCTTCATCTCGACCCGAAAGTCAGAATTACCTTCCTCCACCCTCCACCCAGTCTTCTCACGGGGACGCGGAGCGACTTGAATAATAACTCACTGGTCATGCGCCTCGAATACGGGAGGTTTGGTTTTTTGCTGACCGGGGACATCGAGCAGGAGGGGATGACGGCTCTCGTTGAGGCCGTCCGGCGCGGCTCCCTAAGCAGGGAATTACTCCAGGCAGTGGTTCTGAAGGCGCCGCATCACGGGAGCGCCACCGGTATCGTTTTGGAGTTTGCCGCACTCGTCAGGCCGCAGGTGGTCGTGATCTCTGTTGGCCCCAACTCCTTCGGACATCCTTCTCCTGAGACACTGAGGTTCTGGCAGGAGCAGAAGGCAACGGTTCTCCGCACCGATACTGACGGAGCAGTTATTTTTGAGACAGACGGGAAGCGGCTTATTTTACGAACCGGTCGCGCGAGAGATGTCAGTCACCGAAGCTGA